A single window of Polaribacter sp. SA4-10 DNA harbors:
- a CDS encoding superoxide dismutase → MAFKLPELDYAYDALEPNIDARTMEIHHSKHHQGYTTKLNGAIAGTDLEGKSIEDILTNLDMSNGAVRNNGGGFYNHSLFWTVMNPEDKGYLSGELKDAIEAAFGSKEAFMEAFSNAAATQFGSGWAWLCVHKGGKVEVCSTPNQDNPLMPGVTCSGTPILGLDVWEHAYYLNYQNRRPDYINAFFNVINWNEVERRYAEAK, encoded by the coding sequence ATGGCTTTTAAATTACCAGAATTAGACTATGCATATGATGCATTAGAACCAAATATTGATGCTAGAACTATGGAAATTCACCACAGTAAACATCATCAAGGATATACAACAAAATTAAACGGAGCAATTGCAGGAACTGATTTAGAAGGAAAATCTATAGAAGATATTCTAACTAATTTAGATATGAGTAATGGCGCTGTAAGAAATAATGGTGGTGGTTTTTACAATCATTCATTATTCTGGACAGTAATGAACCCTGAAGATAAAGGATACTTATCTGGCGAACTAAAAGATGCTATTGAAGCTGCTTTTGGTTCTAAAGAAGCGTTTATGGAAGCTTTTTCTAATGCTGCTGCAACACAATTTGGTTCTGGTTGGGCTTGGTTATGTGTGCATAAAGGCGGTAAAGTAGAAGTTTGTTCTACGCCAAACCAAGACAATCCATTAATGCCAGGTGTTACTTGTAGCGGAACTCCTATTTTAGGTTTAGATGTTTGGGAACATGCATATTACTTAAACTACCAAAACAGAAGACCAGATTATATTAATGCATTTTTTAATGTAATTAACTGGAACGAAGTTGAACGCAGATATGCTGAAGCTAAATAA
- a CDS encoding amidophosphoribosyltransferase — MSDAIKHECGIALVRLKKPLQFYKDKYGSAFYGINKMYLLMEKQHNRGQDGAGFASVKFNVEPGTRYISRVRSNKSQPIQDIFAQINERLNGVLEENPDRKDDVAWQEENMPYVGNLFLGHVRYGTFGKNSIESVHPFLRQSNWKHKNLIVAGNFNMTNSKQMLEELVELGQHPKEFTDTVTVMEKIGHFLEDEVSKLYIKAKEKGFSKKDASPFIEENLSIKKVLKRSSKNWDGGYAMAGLVGHGDAFVLRDPNGIRPTFFYEDDEVVVVASERPVIQTVFNVTIDKVQELKRGHALIIKKSGKTSIKEVLEPRENKACSFERIYFSRGSDAGIYKERKHLGKLVFPQILKSIDSDISNTVFSFIPNTAETSFYGMTEAAEDLLNQQKTAKILAGGTKLSAKRVTEILSERARFEKIAIKDAKLRTFIADDSSRDDLVEHVYDITYGVVKPTDNLVIIDDSIVRGTTLKKSIIKILDRLNPKKIVVVSSAPQIRYPDCYGIDMARINDFIAFKAAIELLKDTNQKHIIDDVYKKSKAQQSKSDVEIINFVKEIYAPFTREEVSAKIAEMLRTKDIKAEVEVIYQSVENLHIACPDNLGDWYFTGDYPTPGGHRVVNEAFINFYEGNDKRAY, encoded by the coding sequence ATGAGTGATGCTATTAAACATGAATGTGGAATTGCACTTGTTCGATTAAAAAAACCTTTACAGTTTTACAAAGATAAATACGGTTCTGCTTTTTACGGAATTAATAAAATGTATTTATTAATGGAGAAACAGCACAATCGTGGTCAAGATGGTGCAGGTTTTGCAAGTGTAAAATTTAATGTTGAACCAGGAACAAGATATATTAGTAGAGTTCGTTCTAATAAATCACAACCAATTCAAGATATTTTTGCTCAAATTAATGAAAGATTAAACGGTGTTTTAGAAGAAAATCCTGATAGGAAAGATGATGTTGCTTGGCAAGAAGAGAATATGCCTTATGTTGGAAACTTATTTTTAGGTCATGTTAGATATGGTACTTTTGGTAAAAACAGTATAGAAAGTGTACATCCATTTTTACGTCAAAGTAACTGGAAACACAAAAATCTAATTGTTGCTGGTAATTTTAACATGACAAATTCTAAACAAATGTTAGAAGAATTAGTTGAGTTAGGTCAGCACCCAAAAGAGTTTACAGATACTGTAACTGTAATGGAAAAAATTGGTCACTTTTTAGAAGATGAAGTATCTAAATTGTATATAAAAGCAAAAGAAAAAGGATTTAGTAAAAAAGATGCTTCACCATTTATAGAGGAAAACCTTAGTATAAAAAAAGTATTAAAAAGATCTTCTAAAAATTGGGATGGAGGCTATGCAATGGCAGGTTTAGTAGGTCATGGAGATGCTTTTGTTTTAAGAGATCCAAATGGAATTAGACCAACATTTTTTTATGAAGATGATGAGGTTGTAGTTGTTGCTTCAGAAAGACCTGTAATTCAGACTGTTTTTAATGTTACCATTGATAAAGTTCAAGAATTAAAAAGAGGACACGCATTAATTATTAAAAAAAGTGGAAAGACTTCCATTAAAGAAGTATTGGAGCCAAGAGAGAATAAGGCCTGTTCTTTTGAACGTATCTATTTTTCTAGAGGAAGTGATGCAGGTATTTATAAAGAGCGAAAACATTTAGGAAAACTAGTGTTTCCTCAAATTTTAAAATCTATAGATAGTGATATCTCGAATACTGTTTTTTCATTTATTCCAAACACAGCAGAAACTTCTTTTTATGGGATGACTGAAGCTGCTGAGGATTTATTAAATCAACAGAAAACCGCTAAAATATTAGCAGGAGGCACAAAGCTGTCAGCTAAAAGAGTAACTGAAATTTTGTCTGAAAGAGCACGTTTTGAGAAAATTGCAATTAAAGATGCAAAACTAAGAACTTTTATTGCAGATGATAGCAGTAGAGATGATTTGGTAGAGCATGTTTACGATATTACTTATGGCGTTGTAAAACCTACAGATAATCTTGTTATAATAGATGATAGTATTGTTCGTGGAACAACTTTGAAGAAAAGTATTATAAAGATTCTAGATAGATTAAATCCAAAGAAAATTGTTGTAGTTTCTTCTGCTCCTCAAATTCGTTATCCAGATTGTTATGGAATTGATATGGCAAGAATTAATGATTTTATTGCTTTTAAAGCGGCAATTGAATTATTAAAAGATACAAATCAAAAACATATAATTGATGACGTTTACAAGAAAAGTAAAGCACAACAATCTAAAAGCGATGTAGAAATTATAAATTTTGTAAAAGAAATTTATGCTCCTTTTACTAGAGAAGAAGTTTCTGCAAAAATTGCTGAAATGTTAAGAACTAAAGATATAAAAGCGGAAGTAGAAGTTATCTACCAATCTGTAGAAAACTTGCATATAGCATGTCCAGATAATTTAGGAGACTGGTATTTTACTGGAGATTACCCTACACCTGGAGGTCATAGAGTAGTAAATGAAGCATTTATTAATTTCTATGAAGGAAATGATAAAAGAGCTTATTAA
- a CDS encoding PfkB family carbohydrate kinase, which yields MSKLLAVGTVAFDAIETPFGKTDKILGGSGTYVGLAASQFGVKTGVVSVVGGDFPSSYLEMMNSKGISTDGIEIVKEGKTFFWSGKYHNDMNSRDTLITELNVLETFTPVVPDGFKDAAIVMLGNLHPLTQASVLDQMRERPKLVVLDTMNFWMDIALEDLHTVLKRVDVITINDEEARQLSGEYSLVNAAKKIHEMGPKYVVIKKGEHGALLFNEGNMFYAPALPLAEVFDPTGAGDTFAGGFCGYLASTEDVSFENMKNAVIYGSNLASFCVEKFGTERMQVLTEEDVKSRLQAFRELTQFDIKIS from the coding sequence ATGAGCAAATTATTAGCAGTAGGAACAGTCGCTTTTGACGCCATAGAAACTCCGTTTGGAAAAACAGATAAAATCTTAGGTGGTTCTGGAACCTACGTAGGATTAGCAGCATCACAATTTGGTGTAAAAACAGGCGTTGTTTCTGTAGTTGGAGGAGATTTTCCTTCTTCATATTTAGAAATGATGAATTCTAAAGGAATAAGTACTGATGGAATTGAAATTGTAAAAGAAGGAAAAACATTTTTCTGGAGTGGTAAATATCATAATGATATGAATTCACGAGATACTTTAATTACAGAGTTAAATGTATTAGAGACATTTACACCCGTTGTGCCTGACGGTTTTAAAGATGCAGCAATTGTAATGTTAGGTAATTTACACCCATTAACGCAAGCATCTGTATTAGATCAAATGAGAGAAAGACCAAAATTAGTAGTTTTAGATACTATGAATTTTTGGATGGATATTGCTTTAGAAGATTTACATACTGTTTTAAAAAGAGTAGACGTTATTACCATTAATGATGAAGAAGCGCGTCAATTATCTGGAGAATATTCTTTGGTAAATGCCGCAAAGAAAATTCATGAAATGGGGCCAAAATATGTGGTAATCAAAAAAGGAGAACATGGCGCTTTATTATTTAATGAAGGAAATATGTTTTATGCACCCGCTTTGCCATTAGCAGAAGTTTTTGACCCAACAGGAGCAGGAGATACATTTGCAGGAGGTTTCTGTGGGTATTTAGCGAGTACAGAAGATGTTTCTTTTGAAAACATGAAAAATGCTGTTATTTATGGTTCTAATTTAGCTTCGTTTTGCGTTGAGAAATTTGGAACAGAACGCATGCAAGTGCTTACAGAAGAAGATGTTAAATCTCGTTTGCAAGCTTTTAGAGAATTAACACAATTTGATATAAAAATATCTTAA